A DNA window from Aspergillus nidulans FGSC A4 chromosome V contains the following coding sequences:
- a CDS encoding membrane morphogenesis protein VPS13 (transcript_id=CADANIAT00003500), translating to MLEGLVANLLNRFLGIYVKNFDAKQLNIGIWSGDVKLRNLELRREALDQLHLPLNVVEGHVGELTLSIPWSNLRGKPVKVDIEDVFLLAAPKEDIDYDPEEEEKRANAIKMDKIESAEILKERNSEGMSQEEQRRNQSFTQSLVTAVIDNLQISIKNVHFRYEDSIASPGHPFAVGFTLKELSAVSTDAEWRPTFIQSTSGTTHKMAILGALSVYWNTDAELFGTGRGSDVGAEAQGIDHAELLERLRSGIDNEDGNQFILRPVSGRAGLEMDKTGNHEQPAVNARLLFDEIGFVLDDEQYRDALMLVDLFHCFIRHQEYRKLQPKSRPKEDPRAWFRYAGEAVLSKIHDRNRRWTWDYIKERRDDRIAYIDLFKKKKREEMLSAEETEEFNRLERKLSYEDIRFWRSLARNQLRKENVGVKKPPRQQTWSEWIWGSKKEDSEETAMTEEQRQELYNAIDWDEKKTITESVDVPREWVKLQVNAGLKAGSLTLVRGPHGDANEVMKFVFDNFRAKALQRPDSFFLDLDLGGLRVYDGTTEGSLYPQIVRVKDSLPEPKHRLSQISSSGEFDPEEGVDDLEDEDSLFHLQLEQNPLESDADSVVKVKLKSIEVIYNPKFIVEITRFFRPPERHMESIGAILDSAGATVEGIRQQTRAGLEFALQEHKKVDAQFDVHAPLIIVPESITHESSLCLIIDAGHASVNSELVDRQTMKDLQSKQKRQYDTGDYKELEHLLYDRFLIKLDSTQVVIGPGIETAKAQLGPDVESKNLHIIDRINVDFVLEMCIVPKLTELTRTRISGHLPELHASMSDTKYKGLMKLIDIAIPRFDDEAQDTNTSKNKEGTSITHTRARSSSFQPIGQRELPVVDEESDIEDSDQISKSVDKLPDIHRRDFEFKFTVGRLRGSLFRSDSTDPFREQLLVELVAEGFALDFYMRPFDMVAEVILKSLSVDDYIEANPVPEFKKIISSTGFDADENKDLFYLRFVRVKPESPEFHSTYEGVAMNLDISVSTINLVVTRKTLLTLLDFILLTFTNPQQPNQDTQAALTIEDTESAEQQPQQEGKIRIKADLKSIALILNNDGVRLATLSLHTADVGIFLVGRTMLIQSRIGSLTLIDDVNTGAKKSSDLRRLLTIEGDNFADFKYETFDPEAPEYPGYDSEVFLRSGSIKINFLEEPYRKIINFLVKFGKMQAIFNAARRAAANQANQLQENASRMRFDVVVMTPILVFPGAMSEDRPYDTVTAHLGEIYAKNTFVPLDEEQPDSPAVNLISTGIRNIRLTSRFHYAGGAVEELEMIQKVNLDFSICYLEHQPGNPRPDMEIEGTMSPINLRVSQKQLKFLLDITRTAPNAFVTDSEQQELEAKEALPSLTDSGKETESSLVQSTNQHNVATTDPNGKGENWVRLDMIFKADSVGLELILGKDDAPIGSLDDASLSKFSLNDTQVKLRMLIDGSLESELLIHSFSIRDSRKQETNKFRKIMSLINNDVKQQFMASVSISPGPAKHLIAMLTIDSPRIILALDYLSALQSFANSVFSADEPQEDEEDIESPEEDEPRSSMAESTDGSIRSPSLEEEPQAPSQMTVSFRVSLVDAQIITIANPAIPHTEAIVLGAKEVLFSKQNVSTLHVSKIGMFLCRMDKFETSRLRILDDFTLELSMDSRSQDRGASLTSIDIHVEPLVLRLSLRDILMAIQIVNKASEMRAARILPAETGETKALPESTGTFGSRTRRKSSVGKQASAAATKRSHRRSIGAVNAIDRKPVNKRSVVLQREELKAQVDGVRVILIGDLHDLPLLDWSVKKFNVDARDWSSTLTADTSFDTFVNVYNFSKSAWEPLIEPWQLGIHMAKEVNPDVFSVDVYSHKTMELTVTSATIDLASKSFQFFYTDEDVLSKPRGADAPYRIRNYTGFDLHVWADVAEGEDGPAAKLADGEEYPWRFEDSTSMRETLAPEGQAGLVGVKLEGSGFDSVTRIPVVREGEFLYNLKPKKDTVLHRLLVEVKLGPDNVKYITIRSPLLVENNTQIPVELGVFNPQDGHLLKIEKILPGDARPAPVGAAFMHSIVIRPDQGFGYDWSHEQLYWKDLMRRPTRTIKCLSEGAQQSPPFYFQTNATFNARDPLTKIYPYMRIRIFAPVEIQNLLPYDFKYRIYDKNTRKDWTNFLRKGGVSPVHVVELAHLLLLSVDLEDTVFKQSDFSIINGNAHDFRREHTLSLKDERGLPLKLKLHYFNVPDSGGAFRVSVYSPYLILNRTGLTMEVQSKAFLQSARSAAGQGLRAEAGSRQRRVRPYMYSYATEDQKNRSIIRIGDSSWSKPQSFEAIGSTFEVVLPDRDGRSEYHAGVSVAEGEGKYKLTKIVTIAPRFVLKNKLEEDILVREPGSSNVTDIKGGDLVPLHFLRQAGEKQLCLCFPGVNNQWSSPFNIADVGTVYVKLARQNQRQRLIKIDVIMEAATLFVHLSLEHRNWPFSMRNESDVDFMFYQTNPNLEDDEEDRTNTWRPIRYRLPPRSIMPYAWDFPATKNKSLVLACKGKERRIRLTEIGNLIPMRIPPSQPGEAQKIIDINIVADGPTQTLVLSNFKASKSIYRQQRSQTSQTSINTGFEVKEFDSDVNFKAQLHLGGIGISLINQKMKELLYMTFRDIEVKFKESKAYQTLNTTIKWIQIDNQLYGGIFPMLLYPSVVPKTGKEMEAHPIFHTMITRVKDDSYGVLYIKYATLLLQQMTLELDEDFIFAMLDFTKASGAAWAGKHEDKLCEEQLNIPEPQTEGAAQDVYFELLHLQPMQLDISLMRTERVNVEDTLQPSNPLMFIVDVMTMSMGNVNDAPIKLNALMIENARVSFPVLASNIRRHYTQEFLRQIHVVLGSADFLGNPVGLFNNVSSGVAAIFYEPYQGLVMTDRPQELGYGIAKGFGSFAKNTVFGFSDSISKLTGSMSKGLAAATLDKEFQDQRRMSKTRNRPKHALYGITAGGRAFGNSIVSGIEGIARHPLHGAEKEGIQGFFKGVGKGFLGLATKPAIGAFDLASNLAEGVKNTTTVFDAEGLDRVRLTRFVGMDGIVRPYSQREALGQFWLKTADDGKYFNEDYIAHLELPGRDMLIMLTYDRIMLVRSKKLETDWDIRLTDIQTISKERTGMSIMLKGGANGPFIPVQDESARNWLYKQIAIAVNAFNEKYTNRA from the exons ATGTTGGAAGGCTTGGTCGCTAACCTGCTCAACCGGTTTTTGGGCATCTACGTCAAGAATTTCGACGCCAAGCAGCTAAACATCGGTATCTGGTCTGGGGATGTCAAGTTACGAAATCTGGAGCTGCGCCGGGAAGCTCTGGATCAATTGCATCTCCCTCTCAATGTCGTCGAAGGCCATGTTGGTGAACTTACGCTATCAATACCCTGGTCGAACCTACGAGGGAAACCGGTCAAGGTCGACATCGAAGATGTATTCCTGCTCGCTGCGCCaaaggaggatatcgacTATGATccggaggaagaggaaaagcgaGCGAATGCCATCAAGATGGACAAGATCGAGAGCGCAGAGATTCTCAAAGAGCGCAATTCTGAAGGAATGAgccaggaagagcagcgccgTAACCAGAGCTTTACGCAGAGTCTGGTCACTGCAGTAATCGATAACCTTCAGATCTCTATCAAGAATGTGCATTTTCGTTACGAAGACTCGATAGCCTCCCCAGGGCACCCGTTTGCTGTCGGCTTTACGTTGAAGGAACTGAGTGCCGTGAGCACGGACGCGGAATGGAGGCCAACTTTCATCCAGTCAACGTCCGGCACTACCCACAAGATGGCTATTCTGGGTGCGCTTTCTGTATATTGGAATACGGACGCCGAGCTTTTTGGCACAGGTCGGGGCTCTGATGTAGGCGCAGAAGCACAGGGAATTGACCATGCGGAACTACTGGAGAGGTTGAGGTCTGGTATAGacaatgaagatggaaaCCAGTTCATCCTGCGACCCGTCAGTGGACGTGCTGGCTTAGAGATGGATAAAACCGGAAATCATGAACAACCAGCTGTCAATGCGCGACTTTTGTTTGACGAGATCGGTTTTGTTTTAGACGACGAGCAATACCGAGATGCATTGATGCTTGTCGACCTCTTCCACTGTTTTATCCGCCACCAGGAGTATAGGAAACTTCAACCAAAGTCGCGACCGAAAGAGGACCCCAGGGCCTGGTTTAGGTATGCAGGAGAAGCCGTACTGAGTAAGATTCATGATAGGAACAGGCGGTGGACATGGGATTACATCAAAGAACGAAGGGACGATCGGATCGCGTACATtgatctcttcaagaagaaaaaaagggagGAGATGTTATCAGCAGAGGAAACGGAAGAGTTCAACCGGTTGGAAAGAAAGCTGAGCTATGAGGATATCCGATTCTGGCGCTCGCTTGCGAGAAATCAATTGCGGAAGGAGAACGTAGGCGTGAAGAAGCCCCCGCGACAGCAGACATGGTCCGAGTGGATATGGGGTTCTAAGAAAGAGGACTCCGAAGAAACTGCCATGACTGAGGAACAGCGGCAGGAACTCTACAATGCCATCGATTGGGACGAGAAGAAAACTATCACGGAAAGCGTCGATGTTCCGAGAGAATGGGTCAAGCTCCAAGTAAACGCTGGCCTGAAAGCCGGAAGTCTGACTTTGGTACGCGGTCCTCATGGAGACGCAAACGAAGTCATGAAGTTCGTGTTTGACAATTTCCGGGCCAAAGCACTGCAACGCCCAGACTCTTTCTTCCTggatcttgaccttggggGCCTGAGAGTTTACGATGGCACAACTGAAGGCAGTCTCTATCCGCAGATTGTCAGAGTCAAGGACTCGCTTCCAGAGCCGAAGCACCGCCTGTCGCAGATATCCAGCAGTGGAGAGTTTGACCCCgaggagggtgttgatgacctggaagatgaggataGTTTGTTCCATTTACAGCTTGAGCAGAACCCTCTCGAGAGTGATGCGGATTCAGTTGTTAAAGTCAAGCTGAAAAGTATTGAGGTAATTTACAATCCGAAATTTATCGTGGAGATTACGAGGTTCTTCAGGCCACCTGAGCGACACATGGAATCCATTGGCGCCATCCTCGACTCGGCTGGTGCCACGGTGGAAGGTATCCGACAGCAGACACGGGCAGGATTGGAGTTTGCTTTGCAGGAGCATAAGAAGGTCGATGCGCAATTTGACGTTCATGCACCTCTAATCATTGTTCCGGAAAGTATCACCCACGAAAGCTCACTGTGCCTAATCATCGATGCCGGTCATGCCAGCGTCAACAGTGAACTAGTGGACAGGCAGACCATGAAGGACCTTCAATCGAAGCAAAAGCGGCAGTATGACACTGGTGATTATAAAGAGCTGGAACACCTACTCTACGATAGGTTCTTAATAAAACTTGATTCCACACAGGTTGTTATAGGCCCCGGAATTGAGACCGCCAAAGCCCAGCTCGGGCCGGATGTCGAGTCAAAGAACTTACATATAATTGACCGCATCAATGTCGACTTCGTTCTGGAAATGTGCATTGTGCCGAAGCTTACCGAGTTAACTCGAACGCGGATATCTGGCCATCTCCCTGAGCTTCACGCGTCGATGTCGGACACGAAATACAAGGGGCTGATGAAACTCATCGATATTGCCATTCCGCGGTTCGACGACGAGGCGCAGGATACAAATACTTCCAAAAATAAGGAAGGAACGTCGATAACTCACACTCGAGCTAGGTCATCCTCTTTCCAACCAATCGGCCAAAGAGAGCTTCCTGTTGTGGACGAAGAGTCGGATATAGAAGACAGTGACCAGATCAGTAAAAGTGTGGACAAACTACCTGATATTCACCGTCGAGACTTTGAGTTCAAGTTCACTGTCGGCCGCCTTCGCGGCTCCTTGTTCCGGTCCGATTCGACTGACCCCTTCCGCGAACAGCTGTTGGTTGAGCTTGTTGCTGAGGGCTTTGCATTAGACTTCTATATGCGACCTTTTGACATGGTAGCCGAAGTGATTCTTAAGTCTCTCAGTGTGGATGACTACATAGAGGCGAACCCGGTTCCTGAATTTAAAAAGATCATCTCATCCACGGGTTTCGATGCGGATGAGAACAAGGACCTGTTCTATTTGAGATTTGTTCGAGTGAAGCCTGAGTCTCCAGAATTCCACTCAACGTATGAGGGAGTGGCGATGAACCTTGATATCTCTGTATCAACCATCAACCTTGTTGTCACGAGAAAAACGCTCCTAACACTGTTGGACTTCATCCTTCTCACATTTACAAACCCACAGCAACCGAATCAAGATACTCAGGCAGCACTCACTATTGAGGATACCGAGTCTGCCGAacaacaaccgcagcaaGAGGGGAAGATCCGCATCAAAGCCGACTTGAAGAGTATTGCTTTAATCCTGAATAATGATGGTGTCAGACTTGCTACACTCAGTCTTCATACCGCCGATGTGGGAATTTTCCTTGTTGGCCGGACCATGCTCATACAGTCTCGTATCGGAAGCTTGACATTGATAGATGATGTCAATACTGGCGCAAAGAAGAGTTCGGACCTCAGAAGGCTCCTAACAATTGAAGGCGATAATTTTGCCGACTTCAAATACGAAACATTCGACCCTGAGGCTCCCGAGTACCCAGGCTATGACTCGGAGGTTTTCCTAAGATCGGGATCAATAAAGATCAATTTCCTCGAGGAGCCTTACCGAAAGATTATCAACTTCCTCGTCAAGTTCGGCAAGATGCAAGCCATCTTCAACGCTGCCCGGCGGGCCGCAGCCAACCAAGCCAATCAATTACAGGAGAATGCCTCTAGGATGCGCTTTGATGTTGTAGTTATGACCCCAATTCTCGTATTTCCTGGTGCTATGAGTGAGGACCGACCCTACGACACGGTGACTGCTCACCTCGGTGAGATTTATGCTAAAAACACCTTTGTGCCTCTTGACGAAGAGCAACCTGACAGTCCCGCTGTGAATCTGATATCCACAGGGATCCGCAATATTCGACTGACATCCAGATTCCACTATGCAGGGGGTGCTGTAGAGGAGCTCGAAATGATCCAAAAAGTCAATCTTGACTTCAGCATATGCTACCTTGAGCATCAGCCTGGCAATCCACGTCCTGATATGGAAATCGAGGGAACAATGTCACCTATTAACCTACGAGTCTCACAGAAGCAACTCAAGTTCCTTCTAGATATAACCAGGACTGCGCCTAATGCCTTCGTAACAGATTcggagcagcaggagttaGAGGCCAAGGAAGCTCTCCCTTCCCTCACCGATTCTGGAAAGGAGACAGAGTCCAGTTTGGTCCAAAGCACAAATCAACACAATGTGGCGACTACGGACCCCAATGGTAAAGGGGAGAACTGGGTGCGACTTGACATGATTTTCAAGGCAGATAGTGTCGGTCTTGAGCTTATCCTCGGAAAAGACGACGCGCCTATTGGTAGTCTCGACGATGCCAGTCTATCTAAGTTCTCGCTCAATGACACCCAGGTCAAATTGCGCATGCTAATAGACGGCTCACTGGAATCTGAACTTTTAATCCATTCGTTTTCTATTCGTGACAGTCGAAAGCAGGAAACGAACAAATTCAGAAAGATCATGTCGCTAATCAACAATGATGTCAAGCAGCAATTCATGGCTAGCGTCTCTATCTCACCCGGCCCTGCAAAACATCTAATCGCCATGTTGACAATTGACAGCCCCCGGATTATACTGGCCCTGGACTACTTGTCTGCCCTACAATCATTCGCCAATTCTGTCTTTTCTGCGGATGAGCcccaggaggatgaggaagatatcGAATCtcctgaagaagatgaaccCAGATCTAGCATGGCGGAGAGCACTGACGGATCCATACGCTCTCCCTCgcttgaagaagaacctCAGGCACCAAGCCAAATGACGGTGTCGTTCAGGGTGAGCCTTGTTGATGCTCAGATCATCACCATAGCCAACCCTGCAATTCCTCATACTGAGGCTATAGTCCTCGGGGCTAAGGAAGTCCTTTTCTCAAAGCAAAATGTTTCGACTTTGCACGTAAGCAAAATCGGAATGTTCCTTTGTCGCATGGACAAGTTCGAGACAAGCAGACTTCGGATTCTAGATGACTTCACACTTGAGTTATCAATGGACAGTCGCTCCCAGGACAGAGGCGCATCACTAACGTCTATCGATATCCATGTCGAGCCGCTTGTTTTGCGCCTCTCACTTCGAGACATCTTGATGGCAATACAGATTGTCAACAAGGCCTCGGAAATGAGGGCCGCGAGAATATTACCGGCTGAAACAGGCGAGACCAAGGCGTTACCAGAGAGCACGGGCACATTCGGTTCGAGAACAAGAAGGAAATCATCAGTCGGCAAGCAAGCATCAGCAGCGGCCACGAAAAGATCTCACCGACGCTCTATTGGTGCAGTGAATGCGATTGATCGCAAGCCCGTCAACAAGCGGTCCGTGGTCCTGCAACGAGAGGAGCTTAAAGCTCAGGTTGACGGGGTCAGGGTCATCCTCATTGGTGATTTGCACGATCTTCCATTGTTGGATTGGAGCGTTAAGAAGTTCAACGTTGATGCCCGCGATTGGTCATCCACTCTCACTGCAGATACCAGTTTCGACACATTTGTCAACGTGTACAACTTCTCCAAGTCAGCCTGGGAACCCCTTATCGAGCCCTGGCAACTGGGAATTCACATGGCCAAGGAAGTTAACCCTGATGTCTTCTCGGTTGACGTATACTCACATAAAACAATGGAGCTGACAGTTACATCTGCTACAATTGACCTCGCGTCCAAGTCTTTCCAATTCTTCTACACCGATGAGGACGTACTCTCAAAGCCGAGAGGAGCTGATGCACCTTATCGGATCCGCAATTACACTGGCTTTGACCTCCATGTTTGGGCTGATGttgctgaaggagaggatggacCGGCCGCTAAGCTTGCCGACGGTGAGGAATATCCTTGGCGGTTTGAAGACTCAACTTCCATGCGTGAAACCCTCGCACCAGAAGGCCAAGCGGGTCTTGTTGGCGTGAAACTGGAGGGCAGCGGGTTTGACAGCGTGACTCGTATTCCCGTTGTACGAGAAGGCGAGTTCTTGTACAATCTTAAGCCCAAAAAGGACACTGTACTCCACCGACTCCTAGTCGAGGTCAAGCTGGGCCCAGATAATGTGAAGTACATCACAATCCGTTCGCCACTTCTGGTTGAGAACAACACTCAAATACCTGTGGAACTTGGAGTTTTCAATCCACAAGATGGCCATCTCCTGAAGATCGAGAAAATTCTTCCTGGCGATGCTCGTCCTGCTCCCGTTGGAGCCGCGTTCATGCATTCTATCGTCATTCGACCCGACCAGGGCTTCGGTTACGATTGGTCACACGAACAACTGTATTGGAAAGACCTTATGCGCCGACCGACTCGTACCATCAAATGCTTGAGCGAAGGCGCGCAACAATCTCCTCCATTCTATTTTCAGACCAACGCTACATTCAATGCGAGGGATCCTCTTACGAAGATCTATCCGTACATGCGCATCCGGATCTTTGCACCTGTTGAAATTCAGAATCTCCTACCGTACGACTTCAAGTACCGTATCTATGACAAGAACACGAGGAAAGACTGGACGAATTTCTTGCGCAAGGGCGGCGTTAGCCCGGTCCACGTCGTTGAATTAGCACACCTACTATTACTCAGCGTTGACCTTGAGGATACGGTATTTAAACAAAGTGACTTCTCCATTATCAACGGAAATGCGCACGATTTTAGAAGGGAGCATACCCTATCCTTAAAGGATGAGCGGGGCCTTCCATTGAAACTGAAGCTACATTACTTCAATGTACCTGACAGTGGAGGTGCCTTTAGAGTGTCGGTGTACAGTCCATATCTCATCCTGAACAGGACAGGTCTTACGATGGAGGTACAAAGCAAGGCCTTTTTGCAATCAGCTCGCTCCGCAGCGGGACAAGGGTTGAGGGCCGAAGCTGGCTCCAGGCAAAGGCGGGTTCGTCCGTACATGTACTCTTATGCGACAGAGGACCAGAAGAATCGGTCTATAATAAGGATAGGCGATTCTTCATGGAGCAAACCGCAAAGTTTCGAAGCCATTGGAAGCACTTTTGAGGTTGTCCTTCCTGACAGAGATGGCAGATCGGAGTACCATGCGGGAGTGTCGGTCGCAGAGGGTGAGGGCAAATACAAGCTTACCAAGATTGTCACAATTGCACCTCGTTTCGTCTTGAAAAACAAACTGGAGGAAGACATTCTGGTCAGAGAGCCGGGTTCTTCGAATGTTACAGACATCAAAGGCGGCGATCTAGTACCTCTACACTTCCTACGCCAGGCCGGCGAAAAGcagctctgcctctgttTCCCTGGTGTGAACAATCAATGGTCGTCCCCGTTTAATATCGCGGACGTTGGGACGGTATACGTCAAGCTGGCCAGGCAGAACCAGCGACAGCGGCTGATAAAGATCGATGTCATCATGGAAGCTGCCACCTTATTCGTTCACCTAAGCCTCGAACACCGTAACTGGCCTTTTTCCATGCGCAACGAGAGCGATGTAGACTTCATGTTTTATCAAACG AACCCGAACttggaagatgacgaggaagaccGGACAAATACCTGGCGACCGATCCGCTACCGTCTACCTCCTCGCAGCATCATGCCATATGCCTGGGACTTCCCGGCGACAAAGAACAAGTCTCTCGTGTTGGCTTGCAAGGGCAAAGAACGGCGGATTAGGCTGACCGAGATTGGAAACTTGATACCTATGCGTATTCCTCCCAGTCAGCCTGGAGAAGCGCAGAAGATCATCGACATCAATATTGTTGCTGATGGTCCGACGCAGACTCTGGTTTTATCGAACTTCAAAGCATCAAAGAGTATATATCGGCAGCAAAGATCACAAACCTCGCAAACGAGCATCAATACTGGCTTCGAAGTCAAGGAATTTGACTCTGATGTCAATTTCAAAGCTCAGCTTCACCTTGGTGGTATCGGTATCTCCTTAATCAACCAGAAAATGAAGGAGTTACTTTACATGACGTTCCGTGATATCGAGGTCAAGTTCAAGGAATCGAAGGCTTACCAGACTCTGAACACCACCATCAAATGGATTCAGATCGACAACCAACTTTACGGCGGAATTTTCCCTATGCTGCTGTATCCCAGTGTCGTCCCCAAAACTGGTAAGGAAATGGAAGCCCATCCCATTTTCCATACTATGATCACACGCGTGAAGGATGACTCGTATGGTGTCCTTTACATAAAGTATGCTACTTTGCTGCTTCAGCAGATGACACTGGAACTTGACGAGGATTTTATCTTTGCTATGCTCGATTTCACCAAAGCGTCCGGTGCTGCTTGGGCCGGGAAGCATGAAGACAAGCTCTGTGAAGAACAACTGAACATTCCGGAGCCACAGACTGAAGGCGCTGCGCAAGATGTATACTTTGAGCTCCTGCATCTGCAACCTATGCAGCTCGATATCTCTCTGATGCGCACTGAACGAGTGAACGTAGAGGATACTTTGCAGCCTTCCAATCCCTTGATGTTTATTGTCGATGTGATGACAATGTCAATGGGCAATGTCAATGATGCGCCTATTAAGCTGAACGCCCTAATGATAGAGAATGCCCGCGTCTCTTTCCCTGTCCTCGCCAGCAACATCCGAAGACACTATACCCAGGAATTTCTTCGTCAGATTCACGTTGTACTCGGCTCAGCGGACTTTTTGGGCAATCCAGTTGGCTTGTTCAATAACGTCAGCTCTGGCGTGGCTGCGATCTTCTATGAACCATACCAGGGCCTTGTCATGACGGATCGGCCTCAGGAGCTAGGCTATGGTATCGCTAAAGGCTTTGGCAGCTTCGCGAAGAATACTGTTTTTGGTTTCTCGGACAGCATCTCAAAGCTGACGGGTAGCATGTCTAAAGGTCTGGCAGCTGCAACACTTGACAAGGAATTCCAGGACCAGCGACGGATGTCAAAGACCCGCAACCGGCCGAAGCATGCGTTGTATGGTATCACGGCTGGAGGTAGAGCCTTTGGAAACAGCATCGTCAGTGGTATCGAGGGCATTGCGCGGCATCCACTCCATGGCGCGGAGAAAGAAGGTATCCAAGGATTCTTCAAGGGCGTAGGGAAAGGTTTCCTCGGCTTGGCAACCAAACCAGCTATCGGCGCCTTTGATCTCGCTTCCA ATCTTGCTGAAGGTGTAAAAAACACCACAACGGTGTTCGATGCCGAAGGTCTCGACCGCGTCCGGCTTACTCGCTTTGTTGGCATGGACGGCATTGTTCGACCATACTCTCAGCGGGAGGCCCTCGGCCAGTTCTGGCTTAAGACAGCTGATGACGGAAAGTACTTCAACGAGGATTACATTGCCCACCTTGAGCTTCCAGGGCGCGACATGCTTATTATGTTGACATACGATCGGATCATGCTCGTGCgcagcaagaagcttgaaaCCGACTGGGATATCCGACTGACCGACATACAAACTATCTCCAAAGAGCGCACCGGCATGAGCATCATGCTCAAAGGTGGCGCCAATGGACCATTCATCCCTGTACAAGACGAGAGTGCACGAAACTGGCTGTATAAACAGATCGCCATTG CCGTCAATGCATTCAATGAGAAGTATACCAACAGGGCCTAA